The segment attaaagaaaacatcataattaatttcttttctATAAAGAAAACAGGTGCACTATTCTAAAGTGTCAGACTGTCAGCACCGTGGCCCAAGTAATCGACTCTATATTAAGAGAGCCCAAAGCTTACATGACACGCTCCATGCCCACCTAACATCTGACCGAAAACTACAACCCGGGAGAACAGACGGTCAGAAATCAATAGTAGAAGATGTACACCATACTCCTTGCTGCAATTGATCAGCTCCAAACCAAAGCTCGCGAGAGAGCGcgcaaatttttttaattaaaatttataaatatttccaaATACCTCCACTTCCTTCCACAAAagcaattaaaattaaattaaaatcgTCATGTTCGAGAAGGAAGGAAGAAGAGTGTTGGCGAAGAGGAAAACCTTATGCACGATCGATACGAAGAAGAGTGGTGAGATGGAAGGGACGTTAGAGCGACACTCTCTGCTTCAATTCGGTCAACTCTCGAATCCCGCCGAGTCGTCGTCGTCGGAGCTCCGGAATGAGCTGGGTTCGGTTGACGGAGGTGGCGGCGATTGCGGAGAGAAGTCATTCATTCTCAGCCAAGACTTCTTCTGGTAAAATCTTAgctgtgtatatatatatagaggttGTTGAGATCTGAATACGATTTGGATATTCATTAATCGAATTTTTACGCTTATTTAATCGTTTTTTGTCTGATTGAATATTTCAGCACACCTGACTATATAACTCCGGACAATCAGAACTTGATGAGCGGTTTAGACAACAGCAAGGTCTGCATTTTGCTGTTAAATCTTATCCCATTGGTTTTAGTTTCTTTCTCTAATAGTACcttcgctttttttttttgcaggatcAGTCTCCTTGTCCTAGGTCTCCTGTTAAACTTAATACTGTCAAAAGCAAAAGGTGCCGGCAGGGTAAGCTTTTTGTTTCACTCAAAGATTTGTGCTTTGGAGCTTTGACTGTTTTCTAGTACTATTGGTGTGTTTGATTCACTTGTTTTTATCTAATTTTCTAACTTTTATGTATTTGTTGATTTAAGTTTCACTCAAGTATTTGACAATGTGTGAatgagagattttttttttcaaaaaaaatgttttatgcaGACAGTTTCACAGCGAGAACTTCAAATTCTACTTGGTTTTCAAATCATAGAGTAGATGAACAAGAGAATGACACAGATGAGATCATGGTGGATAAGATCCAAGCCAATCAAACGGAGAGGACTGGATACGTTTCACACACTGCGGTTGCTCTGAGGTCTCGGGTTATGCCACCTCCTTGCCTCAGAAATCCATATGTGATTAATGAGTCTGATACCGCTACTGACCCTTTCGGTTATCAGAGGTCAAAATGTGCCAGTGAGTTATTTTTACCCTCTCGGTTTGCTGGTTTTGAATTTCCTGTCAAAGCTTAAGAATTATAACCGTTAATGCAGGTTTTCTCCCTGCAAGTGTTGGTGGGGATGGCTTGTCAAGATATCTCACAGACTTTCATGAAATTCAGGTAAACCTAAGAAGGTCTTTTATATCTCAACCTTACAAAAGGGATGGAACTATGTTGCTGCTTCTTTCTGATTCTAACATAACTTGGTCTTGTTTCTCCAGCAAATAGGTGCTGGGAATTTCAGCCGTgtatttaaagttttgaaaagaATTGATGGTTGCTTGTATGCTGTCAAATACAGCACAAGGAAGCTGTATCTAGATTCAGAGAGGTAGAGATTTCtcctaccttttttttttctttctttctttgtgcTGTATTAGAAATAGTTCAACTTGTTTGGATCAATTTATAATCATAACCGAGTTTATGACAGGCGTAAAGCTATGATGGAAGTTCAAGCTCTTGCTGCTCTAGGTCAGTATAGTCCCTTGTTTTGCCTTCTTGTCCTTAAAACCTTTTTTCAGCGGTTCGCTCTTTGCAAGCTTATTGTCAGAGTGACCTTAAACAGTctctatatttttgtttgtttgtaggATTCCATGAAAATGTAGTAGGATACTACAACTCGTGGTTTGAAAACGAGCAGTTATACATTCAACTGGAACTCTGCGATCACAGCTTGTCCAAGAAATCTTCTTCGCttaaaatctcagagagagagattttgGTGATTATGCATCAGGTACACACTTCCATAGAGAGTTTCTTGATTCATGAGAATTCTTATTTAACAGTACCACTAACCATTCTCTGTTACAGATAGCTAAGGCGTTGCAGTTTGTGCATGAGAAAGGAGTAGCTCATCTAGATGTAAAGCCCGACAACATATACATCAAGAACGGTGTCTGCAAGCTCGGCGACTTCGGTTGTGCAACGCGGTTGGATAAAAGCTTGCCAGTAGAGGAAGGGGATGCACGTTACATGCCACAAGAAATACTAAACGAAAACTACGAGAACCTTGataaagtggatatcttctccTTAGGTGTGACGGTTTACGAGCTGATTAGAGGATCGCCTCTTACGGAATCAAGAAACCAATCCCTCAATATCAAAGATGGCAAACTTCCTCTTCTTCCCGGCCATTCGTTACAGTTACAGCAACTGCTAAAGGTATATACGTTATTTGCAATTTCTTTTTACCTCTGTGGGTTTCATGAAACATACACAATTTCTAacgtttctttattttttttaaaaataaaaaatagacaATGATGGATCGTGATCCAACGCGCCGTCCTTCTGCTAGAGAAGTAATGGAGCATCCCATGTTGGATAGGATTCGAGGTTGAGATTCATAAATCTCTCAGATGTTGAGAAACTAAAAGTTTGTAAATTATGGTGCTAATGATCATAGTGTACTGGTCGTAGCACCTGTAGTTCTGCATCGGTACACCCTTTGTTTAGTAGAAAATTGCCATTTAAACTCGCAACTTTcagatcaaaaccaaaaaacttCCTTTACACCATTTTATACTAGGCCTCAAAATTATTATCTCAGATTTGGATTCGATAAGCCAGATaccgggggggggggggggggtgggggTGGGGGGGGGCAGGGCAAACAGGGCCGGTTCATAAACATTTTTAGACCCCTGggcaaaaataaattatatagcttttggcaatttttcttttgaaaattagttaaaatctaaaatttaatataattatctaagcaattatattattttgtatgaaaattttcaagataaatttagtttctaaaatatacataactaaatttagttaaaatatattatatttacaattttatttaataaaaatttcaaaaaaaattctaaaaaaaaaaactggaccCTTGGGCCCTGGGGCGATCGCACTCCCCGCCCACCCATCTAAGCCGCCCCTGGGGCCGAATccggataaaaaaatattggatCTGTACAAACCAAATTTGAATCcggatatcttaatttttattctggatgtaatttttattgataattatttttaaattagtaatatatataaaaactaattttatttattatattttatttctatagtaatacatatataaatttatataaattttgtaatagtaAACATAGATacaactaaatattatatatatttttatttttaataattattgatattttatatattttaatattatttttattcatttaaggATCCAGATCTGGATGCagatattacaatttttagaaGGATATTCGACACACGGATATCTGAGAACCTCAAATCCGGATAAGGATAGTAAAAACATTGATCCGCCAGATAAGGATCCAGATCCGGATATCTTCAAATACTCTGGATATCCGATTTGTCTTAGCCCTATTTTATACCACAgctttcaaataatatatttgcatAAAAACTTGAAAGTGGCACTTgcttaataacattttatatctT is part of the Raphanus sativus cultivar WK10039 chromosome 5, ASM80110v3, whole genome shotgun sequence genome and harbors:
- the LOC108857831 gene encoding wee1-like protein kinase codes for the protein MFEKEGRRVLAKRKTLCTIDTKKSGEMEGTLERHSLLQFGQLSNPAESSSSELRNELGSVDGGGGDCGEKSFILSQDFFCTPDYITPDNQNLMSGLDNSKDQSPCPRSPVKLNTVKSKRCRQDSFTARTSNSTWFSNHRVDEQENDTDEIMVDKIQANQTERTGYVSHTAVALRSRVMPPPCLRNPYVINESDTATDPFGYQRSKCASFLPASVGGDGLSRYLTDFHEIQQIGAGNFSRVFKVLKRIDGCLYAVKYSTRKLYLDSERRKAMMEVQALAALGFHENVVGYYNSWFENEQLYIQLELCDHSLSKKSSSLKISEREILVIMHQIAKALQFVHEKGVAHLDVKPDNIYIKNGVCKLGDFGCATRLDKSLPVEEGDARYMPQEILNENYENLDKVDIFSLGVTVYELIRGSPLTESRNQSLNIKDGKLPLLPGHSLQLQQLLKTMMDRDPTRRPSAREVMEHPMLDRIRG